One genomic segment of Bradyrhizobium diazoefficiens includes these proteins:
- a CDS encoding aldolase, with protein sequence MTAMRTETSNETRLREDICRFGRSLFERGLTPGSSGNISVRLDSGGWLVTPTNASLGFLDPAKLSRLDDQGRLVSGDAPTKEVPLHTALYDTRSSARAIVHLHSTHSVALSMLPEIDPRAALPPMTAYYLMKCGATALVPYYRPGDPAVADAIKGLAGKYSSVLLANHGPVVAGDTLEAAVFATEELEETAKLYLLLRGMNPRYLSPEQVKDLVQVFGVTLPEHGHRE encoded by the coding sequence ATGACGGCCATGAGAACTGAAACGAGCAATGAGACACGGCTGCGCGAGGACATCTGCCGGTTCGGACGATCCCTGTTCGAGCGCGGGCTGACGCCGGGCTCCTCCGGCAATATCAGCGTCCGCCTGGACAGCGGCGGCTGGCTGGTGACGCCGACCAATGCCTCGCTCGGCTTCCTCGATCCCGCAAAACTGTCGCGGCTGGACGATCAGGGCCGGCTGGTGTCGGGCGACGCTCCGACCAAGGAGGTTCCGCTGCACACCGCGCTCTACGACACGCGCAGCAGTGCCCGCGCGATCGTGCATCTGCACTCGACCCATTCGGTCGCGCTCTCGATGCTGCCCGAGATCGACCCGCGCGCCGCGCTGCCGCCGATGACGGCCTACTATCTGATGAAATGCGGCGCCACCGCGCTCGTGCCCTATTACCGCCCCGGCGATCCCGCGGTTGCCGATGCAATCAAGGGACTGGCGGGAAAGTACTCGTCCGTGCTGCTCGCCAATCACGGCCCCGTGGTTGCCGGCGACACGCTGGAAGCGGCGGTGTTCGCGACCGAGGAGCTGGAAGAGACGGCGAAGCTGTACCTGCTGCTGCGCGGGATGAACCCGCGCTATCTGTCGCCGGAGCAGGTGAAGGATCTGGTGCAGGTGTTCGGGGTGACGCTGCCGGAGCATGGGCACCGGGAATGA
- a CDS encoding ABC transporter ATP-binding protein, translating into MLSVHEVTTAYQGLVAISAISIEVEKGEIVCVAGANGAGKSTLLKSIAGAERPRSGTVTFDGKRLDGMAQHHITATGIAYVPENRRLFPRLSVRDNLRLGSYLYRGEADREGPLDLVFKLFPRLSERLEQRAETLSGGEQQMLAIGRALMTRPRLLMLDEPSQGIMPKLVDEIFQAVLRIRDAGMTVLIVEQRMAECLEIADRAYILQTGRVLMQGAASEIKGNPDVRKAYLGL; encoded by the coding sequence ATGCTATCAGTGCATGAAGTCACGACCGCCTATCAGGGCCTGGTCGCGATCTCCGCGATCTCGATCGAGGTCGAGAAGGGCGAGATCGTCTGCGTTGCCGGCGCCAATGGCGCGGGCAAGTCGACGCTGCTCAAGTCCATCGCCGGCGCCGAGCGTCCGCGCTCCGGCACGGTGACGTTCGACGGCAAGCGCCTCGACGGCATGGCGCAGCATCATATCACCGCCACCGGCATCGCCTATGTGCCGGAGAACCGCCGCCTGTTCCCGCGCCTGTCGGTACGCGACAATCTTCGCCTCGGCAGCTATCTCTATCGTGGCGAGGCGGATCGCGAGGGCCCGCTCGATCTCGTCTTCAAGCTGTTCCCGCGCCTGTCCGAGCGCCTCGAACAGCGCGCCGAGACGCTTTCCGGCGGCGAGCAGCAGATGCTGGCGATCGGCCGCGCGCTGATGACACGCCCGCGCCTGTTGATGCTGGACGAGCCCTCGCAGGGCATCATGCCGAAACTGGTCGACGAAATTTTCCAGGCGGTATTGCGCATCCGCGACGCCGGCATGACGGTGCTGATCGTCGAGCAGCGCATGGCCGAGTGCCTCGAGATCGCCGACCGCGCCTACATCCTGCAAACCGGCCGCGTGCTGATGCAGGGCGCAGCGAGCGAGATCAAGGGTAATCCGGACGTGAGGAAGGCGTATCTGGGGCTGTAG
- a CDS encoding ABC transporter ATP-binding protein — MTALLETRGVWQRFGGLVANSDVSISVGRGEIVGLIGPNGAGKSTLFNLIAGVLPPTQGSIWFDGEDVTKMPAAERCQRGVGRTFQVVKSFETMTVVDNVIVGALVRNTVMREARRKAHEVLEFTGLAARADVLASDLVPAEKRRLEVARALATEPKLLLLDEVLTGLTPTEAQTGVALVRKVRDAGITVLMVEHVMEIVMPLVDRAIVLDLGKVLVEGKPAEVVRDSKVISAYLGDRHAISA, encoded by the coding sequence ATGACCGCGCTCCTGGAAACCCGCGGCGTCTGGCAGCGGTTCGGCGGGCTCGTCGCCAACAGCGACGTCTCGATCTCGGTCGGCCGCGGCGAGATCGTCGGCCTGATCGGCCCCAACGGTGCCGGTAAGTCGACGCTGTTCAATCTGATCGCGGGCGTGTTGCCGCCGACACAAGGCTCTATCTGGTTCGACGGCGAGGACGTGACGAAAATGCCGGCGGCCGAGCGCTGCCAGCGCGGCGTCGGCCGCACCTTCCAGGTGGTCAAGAGCTTTGAGACCATGACCGTCGTCGACAACGTCATCGTCGGTGCGCTCGTCCGCAACACGGTGATGCGCGAGGCGCGGCGCAAGGCGCATGAGGTGCTGGAGTTCACCGGCCTTGCCGCGCGCGCCGACGTGCTCGCGAGCGACCTCGTGCCGGCCGAAAAACGCCGCCTCGAAGTCGCGCGTGCGCTCGCGACCGAGCCGAAACTGCTGCTGCTCGATGAAGTCCTCACCGGCCTGACGCCGACCGAAGCGCAGACCGGCGTGGCGCTGGTGCGCAAGGTGCGCGATGCCGGCATCACCGTGTTGATGGTCGAGCATGTCATGGAGATCGTAATGCCGCTGGTCGACCGCGCCATCGTGCTCGATCTCGGCAAGGTCCTGGTCGAAGGCAAGCCCGCGGAGGTCGTCCGCGATTCCAAGGTGATCAGCGCATATCTGGGAGATCGTCATGCTATCAGTGCATGA
- a CDS encoding branched-chain amino acid ABC transporter permease yields MDKNFAARRRRDLIIAAVLAGLAALAPLVVKDVYVQNILILTLMYAALSQSWNILSGYCGQISLGHALYFGIGAYATELLFTKFGVLPWFGMLAGGVIAAVIAMGLGYPFFRLRGHYFVIATIVIAEIGLLLFQNWEWAGAAMGITIPVRGDSWLKFQFMRSKLPYFYFALALCSLAWFVTWWLEDSKWGFWWRAVKDNPEAAESLGVVVFNSKMGAAAVSAFLVAIGGAFYAQFLAYIDPESVMGFQFSLLMALPAVLGGIGTLWGPVLGAAILIPMTELTRSYIGGSGRGVDLIVYGALIVAISLALPQGLVSLFSRAKAKGATR; encoded by the coding sequence ATGGACAAGAATTTTGCCGCGCGGCGCCGCCGCGACCTCATCATCGCCGCAGTGCTGGCCGGGCTCGCCGCACTCGCACCTCTGGTCGTGAAGGACGTCTACGTCCAGAACATCCTGATCCTGACCCTGATGTATGCGGCGCTCTCCCAGAGCTGGAACATTCTGTCCGGCTATTGCGGACAGATCTCGCTGGGACACGCGCTCTATTTCGGCATCGGGGCCTACGCGACCGAATTACTGTTCACCAAGTTCGGCGTGCTGCCATGGTTCGGCATGCTCGCCGGCGGCGTGATCGCGGCTGTCATCGCGATGGGGCTGGGCTATCCCTTCTTCCGGCTGCGCGGCCATTACTTCGTGATTGCGACCATCGTCATTGCCGAAATAGGTCTGCTCCTGTTCCAGAATTGGGAATGGGCGGGGGCCGCGATGGGAATCACCATTCCGGTGCGCGGCGACAGCTGGCTGAAATTCCAGTTCATGCGCAGCAAGCTGCCATACTTCTATTTCGCGCTGGCGCTGTGCAGCCTCGCCTGGTTCGTCACCTGGTGGCTGGAGGACTCCAAATGGGGTTTTTGGTGGCGCGCGGTGAAAGACAATCCGGAAGCGGCCGAAAGCCTCGGTGTCGTCGTGTTCAATTCCAAGATGGGCGCCGCTGCCGTCTCTGCCTTCCTCGTCGCCATCGGCGGCGCCTTCTATGCGCAGTTCCTCGCCTATATCGATCCTGAGAGCGTGATGGGCTTCCAGTTTTCGCTGCTGATGGCGCTGCCGGCCGTGCTCGGCGGCATCGGCACCCTCTGGGGCCCGGTGCTGGGCGCTGCCATCCTGATCCCGATGACCGAGCTGACGCGCTCCTATATCGGCGGCTCCGGCCGCGGTGTCGACCTGATCGTCTACGGCGCGCTGATCGTCGCGATCTCGCTGGCCCTGCCGCAGGGGCTGGTGAGCCTGTTCTCCCGTGCGAAAGCAAAAGGAGCCACGCGATGA
- a CDS encoding branched-chain amino acid ABC transporter permease: protein MGLLYGLIAVGLALIFGLMDVVNFAHGEFLMIAMYVSFFLFTFFAIDPLLSAPLVAAALFVFGAVVYLLIVRFAMRAKANAGMVQIFSTFGLAIVMRGLAQFLFTPDYRSIPHSWAGGKTISVAGIFLPEPQLIGALVAIAAFAGLYVFIHRTDFGRALEATREDPGAVALVGIDKNRVFALGWGLGAALVGLAGAIMAVFFYIYPDVGASFALIAYVTVALGGFGSVFGAFAGGIVVGLVEATTALVLPPSLKSVGIYAVYLLVVFIRPRGLFGQM from the coding sequence ATGGGCCTGCTCTACGGATTGATCGCGGTCGGCCTCGCGCTGATCTTCGGCCTGATGGACGTCGTGAACTTCGCCCATGGCGAGTTCCTGATGATCGCGATGTATGTGAGCTTCTTCCTGTTCACATTCTTCGCGATCGATCCGTTGCTGTCGGCGCCGCTGGTCGCCGCCGCGCTGTTCGTATTCGGAGCGGTGGTCTACTTGCTGATCGTCCGCTTCGCCATGCGGGCCAAGGCCAATGCCGGGATGGTGCAGATCTTCTCCACCTTCGGCCTCGCCATCGTGATGCGCGGCCTCGCGCAGTTCTTGTTCACTCCGGACTATCGCAGCATCCCGCACTCCTGGGCCGGCGGCAAGACCATCTCGGTCGCCGGCATCTTCCTGCCGGAGCCGCAGCTGATCGGCGCGCTGGTCGCGATCGCGGCCTTCGCCGGTCTCTATGTCTTCATCCACCGCACCGACTTCGGCCGCGCGCTGGAAGCGACCCGTGAAGATCCAGGTGCGGTGGCGCTGGTCGGCATCGACAAGAACCGCGTGTTCGCGCTCGGCTGGGGCCTTGGTGCCGCGCTGGTCGGCCTTGCCGGCGCGATCATGGCGGTGTTCTTCTACATCTATCCCGACGTGGGCGCCTCCTTTGCCCTGATCGCCTACGTCACGGTCGCACTCGGCGGCTTCGGCAGCGTGTTCGGCGCCTTCGCTGGCGGCATCGTCGTCGGCCTCGTCGAAGCCACGACCGCCCTGGTGCTGCCGCCCTCGTTGAAGTCGGTCGGCATCTACGCGGTCTATCTGCTCGTGGTCTTCATCCGGCCGCGCGGCCTGTTCGGACAGATGTGA
- a CDS encoding ABC transporter substrate-binding protein: MTISRRGVLLGATATAALVPLAARAQTSEVVIGVIYPFSGGSAQQGVDAQKAYETALEVINKDTDFDLPLAKGEGLPGLGGAKIRLVFADHQADPQKGRAEAERLITQEKVSAIIGTYQSAVAVTVSQICERYQIPFVSADNSSPSLHRRGLKYYFRAAPHDEMYSAAMFDFFDAMKKKGTKIETLSLFHEDTIFGTDSGNAQAKIAGERGYKIVTDIKYRANSPSLSAEVQQLKTANADVLMPSSYTTDGILLVKTMAELGYKPNAIVAQDAGFSEKALYDAVGDKLEGVISRGTFSLDLAQKRPMVGKINEMFKARSGKDFNDLTSRQFMGLIILADAINRAKSADGEKIRDALAATDIPGEQTIMPWKRVKFDEMGQNNDADPVLLQYIGGKFVTIFPPQAAIAEATWPMK; the protein is encoded by the coding sequence ATGACGATCTCTCGCCGCGGCGTGCTGCTGGGTGCCACCGCTACTGCTGCACTGGTGCCGCTTGCTGCACGTGCCCAGACCTCGGAAGTCGTGATCGGCGTGATCTACCCGTTCTCCGGCGGCAGCGCGCAGCAAGGCGTCGACGCGCAGAAAGCCTATGAGACCGCGCTCGAGGTCATCAACAAGGACACCGATTTCGACCTGCCGCTGGCCAAGGGCGAAGGCCTGCCGGGCCTCGGCGGCGCCAAGATCCGCCTCGTCTTCGCCGACCACCAGGCCGATCCGCAGAAGGGCCGTGCCGAGGCCGAGCGCCTGATCACGCAGGAGAAGGTCTCCGCCATCATCGGCACCTATCAGAGCGCGGTGGCGGTCACCGTCAGCCAGATCTGCGAACGCTACCAGATCCCGTTCGTCTCCGCCGACAATTCCTCGCCGAGCCTGCACCGCCGCGGCCTCAAATATTACTTCCGCGCCGCCCCGCATGACGAGATGTACTCGGCCGCGATGTTCGACTTCTTCGATGCCATGAAGAAGAAGGGCACCAAGATCGAGACGCTGTCGCTGTTCCACGAAGACACCATCTTCGGTACCGACTCCGGCAACGCCCAGGCCAAGATCGCCGGCGAGCGCGGCTACAAGATCGTCACCGACATCAAGTACCGCGCCAACTCGCCCTCGCTCTCGGCCGAAGTGCAGCAGCTCAAGACCGCCAATGCCGACGTGCTGATGCCCTCGAGCTACACCACCGACGGCATCCTCCTGGTCAAGACCATGGCCGAGCTCGGCTACAAGCCGAATGCGATCGTGGCGCAGGACGCCGGCTTCTCCGAGAAGGCGCTCTACGACGCCGTCGGCGACAAGCTCGAAGGCGTGATCTCGCGCGGCACCTTCTCGCTCGATCTCGCGCAGAAGCGCCCGATGGTCGGCAAGATCAACGAGATGTTCAAGGCGCGCTCGGGCAAGGACTTCAACGACCTCACCTCGCGCCAGTTCATGGGCCTGATCATCCTCGCCGACGCCATCAACCGTGCCAAGTCGGCCGACGGCGAGAAGATACGCGACGCGCTGGCGGCCACCGACATCCCGGGCGAGCAGACCATCATGCCCTGGAAGCGCGTCAAGTTCGACGAGATGGGCCAGAACAACGACGCCGACCCGGTGCTGCTGCAATATATCGGCGGCAAGTTCGTCACCATCTTCCCGCCGCAGGCCGCGATCGCGGAAGCGACCTGGCCGATGAAGTAA
- a CDS encoding putative hydro-lyase, with amino-acid sequence MTVLLAVQQTETPDMLPSRQARLAYRGGQIGSTAGVAPGFVQGNLAILPAEYASAFHRFCQLNPKPCPIIGMSDVGSPHIPSLGADLDIRTDVPRYRVWRDGEVVDEPTDVTKYWRDDLVTFVLGCSFSFEEALLDEGMPIRHIEQNVRVPMYRTNIACGEAGPFAGPMVVSMRPFKPADAIRAVQITSRYPAVHGAPVHLGHPHLIGIKDIAKPDYGDPVPVADDEIPVFWACGVTPQSVINAAKLPFAITHSPGLMLVTDLKNRNMAVI; translated from the coding sequence ATGACTGTTTTGTTGGCAGTGCAGCAAACTGAAACACCCGACATGCTTCCGAGCCGCCAGGCGCGGCTCGCCTATCGCGGCGGCCAGATCGGCTCTACCGCGGGGGTCGCCCCCGGCTTCGTCCAGGGCAATCTGGCGATCCTGCCGGCGGAATACGCCAGTGCATTTCACCGCTTCTGTCAGCTCAATCCGAAGCCGTGCCCGATCATCGGCATGTCCGATGTCGGCAGTCCGCACATCCCTTCGCTCGGCGCCGACCTCGACATCCGCACCGACGTGCCGCGCTACCGCGTCTGGCGCGACGGCGAAGTCGTCGACGAGCCGACCGATGTGACCAAGTATTGGCGCGACGATCTCGTCACCTTCGTCCTCGGCTGCTCATTTTCGTTCGAAGAGGCGCTGCTCGACGAGGGCATGCCGATCCGTCACATCGAGCAGAACGTGCGCGTGCCGATGTACCGCACCAACATCGCCTGCGGCGAGGCCGGCCCGTTCGCCGGTCCCATGGTGGTGTCGATGCGCCCGTTCAAGCCGGCCGATGCCATCCGCGCGGTGCAGATCACCTCGCGCTATCCCGCCGTGCACGGTGCGCCCGTGCATCTCGGCCATCCGCATCTGATCGGCATCAAGGACATCGCCAAGCCCGACTATGGCGATCCCGTGCCCGTTGCCGATGACGAGATCCCGGTGTTCTGGGCCTGCGGCGTCACGCCGCAATCGGTGATCAACGCCGCCAAGCTCCCGTTCGCGATCACGCATTCGCCCGGCCTGATGCTGGTGACGGATCTGAAGAACAGAAACATGGCCGTGATTTAG
- a CDS encoding LysR family transcriptional regulator: MLDFRSIETFLWVVKLGSFRGAAARLNTTQPAISQRIALLEREMGIKLLNRDHRVASPTPSGRQMMVYAEKLIGLRAAMIAEIGDRSAMRGVMRLGVAETIVHTWLPRLVKSMNEVYPNLSLEIEVDITPNLAARLLAQEIELAFVVGPLSASGVHNRVLADYPIGFLASPSLGLGDGPVTPADLARFPIITFPRKTRPYEVVREVFDRPDLPPIRLHASASLATVIHMAVEGLGVAVIPDAIVENELADGRLQLLDTDLEIAPLTFTASWLASPDVVAVQRVAELACQIAQSSLAVDAPALARH; encoded by the coding sequence ATGCTGGACTTCAGATCGATCGAAACCTTCCTCTGGGTTGTGAAGCTCGGCAGCTTCCGTGGCGCCGCCGCTCGGCTCAATACGACCCAGCCGGCGATCTCTCAGCGCATCGCCCTGCTCGAACGCGAAATGGGCATCAAGCTCCTGAACCGCGATCATCGCGTGGCGTCTCCCACCCCGAGCGGCCGGCAGATGATGGTCTATGCCGAGAAGCTGATCGGCCTGCGCGCTGCGATGATAGCCGAGATCGGCGATCGTTCTGCGATGCGCGGCGTGATGCGGCTCGGCGTCGCCGAGACCATCGTGCACACCTGGCTGCCGCGCCTCGTGAAGAGCATGAACGAGGTCTATCCGAACCTGTCGCTGGAGATCGAGGTCGACATCACGCCGAACCTCGCCGCGCGCCTGCTCGCACAGGAGATCGAGCTTGCCTTCGTGGTCGGGCCGCTGTCAGCCTCGGGCGTGCACAATCGCGTGCTCGCCGATTACCCGATCGGCTTTCTCGCAAGCCCGTCACTCGGGCTCGGCGATGGCCCGGTGACACCCGCCGATCTCGCGCGGTTTCCGATCATCACCTTTCCGCGCAAGACCAGACCCTATGAGGTCGTGCGCGAGGTGTTCGACCGGCCCGACTTGCCGCCGATCCGCCTCCACGCCTCTGCCTCGCTCGCCACCGTGATCCACATGGCGGTGGAAGGCCTCGGCGTCGCCGTGATTCCCGACGCCATCGTCGAGAACGAACTCGCCGACGGTCGGCTGCAGTTGCTCGACACCGATCTGGAGATCGCGCCGCTGACGTTTACGGCAAGCTGGCTCGCCTCGCCCGACGTTGTCGCCGTGCAGCGCGTCGCCGAGCTTGCATGTCAGATTGCGCAGAGCAGCCTCGCGGTTGACGCGCCCGCGCTGGCGCGTCATTGA
- a CDS encoding Zn-dependent hydrolase, translated as MSRAATNLQIDSARLWGSIHETAQFGATAKGGVRRLTLSKEDKQVRDWFRKACEDAGLEVHVDALGSQFGLRKGRDMSKLPVGIGSHLDTQPTGGKYDGILGTLGALEVIRTLNDAGIETEAPICVVNWTNEEGSRFAPAMMASAAYVGDFTTDDILSRKDIDGSTVGQALDSIGYRGDNPVGFQKLGCFIELHIEQGPILEAEGKTIGVVDSGQGVLWYDGKISGFESHAGSTPMPLRRDALATLSEIVLAMETIAKKHGPNAVGTIGEAVIANPSRNVIPGEIAFTMDCRSADGAIMDALDRDLRAAIAEIAARRKVEVKIDLVWRKPPTHFDPKLVAAVENAAKTLGYSSRRITSGAGHDACNLNTVMPAAMVFVPCKDGISHNELEDATQPDCAAGTNVLMHTVLAIAGVAS; from the coding sequence ATGAGCCGAGCCGCCACCAATCTGCAAATCGATTCCGCCCGCCTCTGGGGCTCGATCCACGAGACCGCGCAATTCGGCGCGACGGCCAAGGGCGGCGTGCGGCGGCTGACGCTGAGCAAAGAAGACAAGCAGGTGCGCGACTGGTTCCGCAAGGCGTGCGAAGATGCCGGGCTCGAAGTGCATGTCGATGCGCTCGGCTCGCAGTTCGGTCTGCGCAAGGGGCGCGACATGTCGAAGCTGCCCGTCGGCATCGGCTCGCATCTCGACACCCAGCCGACCGGCGGCAAGTATGATGGCATCCTGGGGACGCTCGGCGCATTGGAAGTGATCCGCACGCTGAACGATGCCGGCATCGAGACCGAGGCGCCGATCTGCGTCGTCAACTGGACCAACGAGGAAGGCTCCCGCTTCGCGCCGGCGATGATGGCGTCGGCTGCTTACGTCGGCGATTTCACCACCGATGACATTCTATCGCGCAAGGATATCGATGGCAGCACCGTCGGCCAGGCGCTCGACAGCATCGGCTATCGCGGCGACAACCCGGTCGGCTTTCAGAAGCTCGGCTGCTTCATCGAGTTGCACATCGAGCAAGGCCCGATTTTGGAAGCCGAAGGCAAGACTATCGGCGTAGTCGATTCCGGCCAGGGCGTACTCTGGTACGACGGCAAGATCTCCGGCTTCGAGAGCCACGCGGGTTCGACGCCGATGCCGCTGCGGCGCGATGCGCTGGCGACGCTCTCGGAGATCGTGCTGGCGATGGAGACCATCGCGAAGAAGCATGGGCCGAACGCGGTCGGCACCATCGGTGAGGCCGTGATCGCAAATCCCTCACGCAACGTCATCCCCGGCGAGATCGCCTTCACCATGGACTGCCGCAGCGCCGATGGCGCGATCATGGATGCGCTCGACCGCGATCTGCGCGCGGCGATTGCCGAAATCGCCGCGCGCCGCAAGGTCGAGGTCAAGATCGACCTGGTCTGGCGCAAGCCGCCGACGCATTTCGATCCCAAGCTGGTCGCAGCCGTCGAGAATGCGGCCAAGACGCTCGGCTATTCCTCCCGCCGCATCACCTCCGGCGCCGGTCACGATGCCTGCAACCTCAACACCGTCATGCCGGCGGCCATGGTGTTCGTGCCGTGCAAGGACGGCATCAGCCATAACGAGCTGGAGGATGCCACGCAGCCCGATTGCGCCGCCGGCACCAACGTGCTCATGCATACCGTGCTGGCGATCGCCGGCGTCGCGTCCTGA
- a CDS encoding NAD(P)-dependent oxidoreductase produces MRGVFVDASEALAVIMERLEQLDDPKVRINRDPDIKPEQYPEVLDGAEIAIVDHTALPTEIAKRCTGLKHVVFLGTGARSYMNPEELAELGIAVHLIKGYGDTAVAESAIALMWASARVIAMMDREMRAGNWLREDGMQLTGKTLGLVGFGGIAAEVARIATGSGMKVIAWNRSPKKHPGVEFTDLDTLLARSDVVSLHLLLNDETRGMITRERIAKMKPGVILINTARGAIVDEAAMIDALKSGHIRHAGLDVFNIEPLPADHPLTKIPNVTLSAHSAFRTPEASENLIEAAWVHCRRIVKG; encoded by the coding sequence ATGCGCGGAGTTTTCGTCGACGCCAGCGAAGCCCTCGCCGTGATCATGGAGCGGCTGGAGCAGCTTGACGATCCCAAGGTGCGGATCAACCGGGACCCGGACATCAAGCCCGAGCAATATCCTGAAGTCCTCGACGGCGCCGAGATCGCCATCGTCGATCACACCGCATTGCCGACCGAAATCGCGAAGAGGTGCACAGGGCTGAAACACGTCGTGTTCCTCGGCACCGGCGCGCGCAGCTACATGAACCCGGAGGAGCTCGCCGAGCTCGGCATCGCCGTGCATCTGATCAAGGGCTATGGCGACACGGCTGTCGCAGAGTCCGCGATCGCCCTGATGTGGGCCTCGGCCCGTGTTATCGCGATGATGGACCGCGAGATGCGCGCCGGCAACTGGCTGCGCGAGGACGGCATGCAGCTGACCGGCAAGACGCTCGGCCTGGTCGGCTTCGGCGGCATCGCAGCTGAAGTCGCACGCATTGCCACCGGCAGCGGCATGAAGGTGATCGCCTGGAACCGTTCGCCGAAGAAGCATCCGGGCGTCGAGTTCACGGATCTCGATACGTTGCTGGCGCGGAGCGATGTCGTGTCGCTGCATCTGCTGCTCAACGACGAGACGCGCGGCATGATCACGCGAGAGAGGATCGCGAAAATGAAACCGGGCGTCATCCTCATCAACACCGCGCGCGGCGCGATCGTGGACGAAGCCGCGATGATCGACGCGCTGAAGTCGGGCCACATTCGTCACGCCGGCCTCGACGTCTTCAACATCGAGCCGCTGCCGGCGGACCATCCGCTGACGAAGATTCCGAACGTGACGCTGTCGGCGCATTCGGCGTTCCGGACGCCGGAGGCGAGCGAGAACCTGATTGAAGCGGCGTGGGTCCATTGCCGCCGGATCGTGAAAGGATAA
- a CDS encoding malate/lactate/ureidoglycolate dehydrogenase, whose protein sequence is MADYRTIKAEPLTNAIRAIVKAGGSSDREAELVSTNLVEANLRGHDSHGVGMIPRYVQSVTNGGLALNQHVKIVRDTGPLLTLDGLTGYGQVIGHEAMELAAERAKRNGVCLVGLSNSHHIGRIGHWAEQCIDHGLVSIHFVNVISRPIVAPWGGSDARHGTNPFCVGIPRRAKDPIVLDFATSRIAQGKTRVAHNKGVELEPGTIIDNEGKPTVNPRYTVIPPYGAILPFGEHKGSGLALVCEILGGALSGGQVVKGPSDGKYNVLNGMLSIIIDPDKLGTGENLAREVEDFVAWHTGSPPAPGVDKVRIAGEPERETKKTRLAEGIPVDPTTWQEILEAGKKFGLDHAAIEKIAG, encoded by the coding sequence ATGGCCGACTATCGCACCATCAAGGCAGAGCCGCTCACCAACGCCATCCGCGCTATCGTCAAGGCCGGCGGCTCCTCGGACCGCGAAGCCGAGCTTGTGTCCACTAATCTCGTCGAGGCCAATCTCAGGGGACATGACTCCCATGGCGTCGGCATGATCCCGCGCTACGTCCAGAGCGTCACCAATGGCGGCCTCGCTCTGAACCAGCACGTCAAGATCGTGCGCGACACCGGTCCGCTTCTCACCCTCGACGGCCTCACCGGCTACGGCCAGGTGATCGGCCATGAAGCGATGGAGCTGGCGGCCGAGCGCGCCAAGCGCAACGGCGTCTGCCTCGTCGGCCTCTCCAACTCGCACCATATCGGCCGCATCGGCCACTGGGCCGAGCAGTGCATCGACCACGGGCTGGTCTCGATCCACTTCGTCAACGTGATCTCGCGCCCGATCGTGGCGCCCTGGGGCGGCAGCGATGCGCGCCACGGCACCAACCCGTTCTGTGTCGGTATTCCCCGCAGGGCCAAGGACCCGATCGTGCTCGATTTCGCCACCAGCAGGATCGCGCAAGGCAAGACCCGCGTCGCCCACAACAAGGGCGTCGAACTCGAGCCCGGCACCATCATCGACAATGAAGGCAAGCCGACGGTCAATCCGCGCTACACCGTGATCCCGCCGTATGGCGCGATCCTGCCGTTCGGCGAACACAAGGGTTCGGGGCTCGCGCTGGTGTGCGAAATCCTCGGCGGCGCGCTCTCCGGCGGGCAGGTGGTCAAGGGTCCGTCCGACGGCAAGTACAACGTCCTCAACGGCATGCTCTCGATCATCATCGACCCGGACAAGCTCGGCACCGGCGAAAACCTCGCGCGCGAGGTCGAGGATTTCGTCGCCTGGCACACCGGCTCGCCGCCGGCTCCCGGCGTCGACAAGGTCAGGATCGCCGGCGAGCCCGAGCGTGAGACCAAGAAGACGCGGCTCGCCGAAGGCATTCCGGTCGATCCGACCACCTGGCAGGAGATTCTTGAGGCCGGAAAGAAGTTCGGGCTGGATCACGCGGCGATCGAGAAGATCGCAGGGTAG